The sequence GAAATTGAATGGAAGACAAGAAAATGAATACCCTAGAAACTGGATTGTAACTAATATTTTTGTCACAAagtataaacattaataatttgttttattaaagtatattttatttaaaaaatggctAATAATAGTTATtcatattcttatttttatatatgttttagttaattcatattaaaaagaaaGCTAAATATTACAAGTTACAGCGTGGTAAATGAGTAAAAATCGAATTGAGAATGGTAGACTTGGAAAATGGACATTGTTGGAGGACACTTCTAAATCTAAGTGAGATGTTTATCTTCGATAAgcgaaaaactaaaaaataaagaagtaaaCTATAATGTACTTTTTCGCACTTGTGGTGGTGCACAGTTAAATAATTATTGTCTTCCAAGTgcatgataaaataattaaataagcaaTTCCACAAAAGCATCTTAAGATTAGTCAGAAATGAACTTTAATCTATATTTGAATTCCACCAGCTTAACAGATTGTCATTTTTaaagcctcaagtatatttaaaaaagttgcacgaaaaattataaacaacatattacttattttttttattgtccaaaagaaaattatatagttccttattctttttaaaaaaattagaaataaaattttcaatccaTAAAAACCATTTGAAATCTACATGAGAAAAATAaagcattttaattttcattgtttgctttaaatatttataaataaaacataaaacataCATATTCTATTTCGTATACACTTAttgaatttggaaattttacttgccaaaaaaaaaaaaaaaacaaatttttttttcaaaaataataattgcacATTTTCTTAGACGCATATTAGTTCAATTCAacatagaagaaaaataaaccgTCATCAGCCAGGTGGTATATGTTAtgacaataaaatttttttttgaaaattttaattgttttttttttttttttggtaaattaattatttatagtctaaaataaacaaaagtttGGTTTTTCTTATACCAGAAAATACAGCTCGTTGTTTTGCACTTCCGAGGCTGTCGTTTTCccaaaatttatacaaaaattaaataaagaaataattatatatttgttaaaacaatAAGTCACTGTCCAGCTGtcaatgaaatttaaaatttgaaattgaagcGTTTAAAGTTCTACCGTTTGAAAATCACAACTCATTTCCACTCAATTCAAacgaataaaaaaaaccaaaatcccaaaaaaataaaaaataaaaaaaaactcccGCTTATTCTCtcattcaaaaaaacaaagaaacaccGCCCAAATGTAACCGTTGGGATACCTTCTTTTCTATAAAAGATCTCTCCGTCCCTACGCCCATCTCTCATTaccttttctctctttctctctctaacccccctctctctctctctctctaactcgTCTGGTTTCCCACAAAACCCTCCTCTTCTTAGTTCGTCTTTTTCGATCCCAAAGAAAAAATGCGTGAGATTCTTCACATTCAGGGTGGTCAATGCGGCAACCAGATCGGAGCCAAGTTCTGGGAGGTCGTTTGCGCCGAACATGGCATCGATTCCACCGGAAGGTACCATGGTGACTCTGAGCTTCAGCTTGAGAGGATCAATGTCTACTACAACGAAGCCAGTTGTGGTAGGTTTGTTCCCAGGGCTGTTCTCATGGATCTTGAACCTGGTACCATGGACAGCGTTAGATCTGGAACTTACGGTCAGATCTTCAGGCCTGATAATTTCGTTTTCGGTCAGTCCGGTGCCGGAAACAACTGGGCTAAAGGCCATTATACCGAAGGCGCGGAACTGATTGATTCTGTTCTTGATGTGGTCAGAAAGGAGGCTGAGAACTGTGATTGCCTGCAAGGTGTTTGTTGAAACTACCCAcctacttttttttccttttttttttttcctctgcgttttctttcttttcttttaatttttttttctttctcatttggTTGCTAAATTTGGGGTTTGtctcattttttgtttgtttttttaggttttCAGGTCTGCCATTCTTTAGGTGGAGGAACTGGTTCGGGAATGGGTACTCTTTTGATTTCCAAAATCAGAGAGGAATACCCAGATCGGATGATGCTCACTTTTTCCGTCTTCCCTTCCCCAAAGGTTTCTGACACTGTTGTGGAGCCCTACAACGCGACGTTGTCGGTTCACCAGCTTGTTGAAAATGCTGATGAGTGCATGGTTCTTGACAACGAAGCTCTCTATGACATTTGCTTCCGCACCCTCAAGCTCACCACCCCAAGCTGTAATTCCTTAACAacttcatgatttttttttatttttctttttctgccaatcttgcttttaaatttttggaattttgtttctgatttttgtttgttttgttgggTGGGTCAGTTGGTGACTTGAACCATTTGATTTCTGCAACAATGTCCGGAGTCACCTGCTGTTTGAGATTCCCGGGCCAATTGAACTCTGACCTTCGGAAACTTGCAGTCAATCTCATCCCCTTCCCTCGTCTCCACTTTTTCATGGTGGGTTTTGCTCCTCTCACCTCTAGGGGTTCTCAGCAGTACAGAGCCTTGACTGTCCCAGAGCTTACCCAGCAAATGTGGGATGCCAAAAACATGATGTGTGCGGCTGATCCACGCCATGGGCGTTACCTCACAGCTTCGGCTATGTTCAGGGGTAAGATGAGCACCAAGGAAGTTGACGAGCAGATGATCAATGTACAGAACAAGAATTCCTCCTACTTTGTGGAATGGATTCCCAACAACGTGAAGTCCACTGTCTGTGATATCCCACCCACAGGCTTGAAAATGGCGTCCACTTTCATTGGAAACTCAACTTCGATTCAGGAGATGTTCCGCAGGGTGAGCGAGCAGTTCACTGCCATGTTCAGGAGGAAGGCTTTCTTGCACTGGTATACCGGTGAAGGCATGGACGAGATGGAGTTCACTGAGGCAGAAAGCAACATGAATG comes from Ziziphus jujuba cultivar Dongzao chromosome 6, ASM3175591v1 and encodes:
- the LOC107430752 gene encoding tubulin beta-1 chain; the encoded protein is MREILHIQGGQCGNQIGAKFWEVVCAEHGIDSTGRYHGDSELQLERINVYYNEASCGRFVPRAVLMDLEPGTMDSVRSGTYGQIFRPDNFVFGQSGAGNNWAKGHYTEGAELIDSVLDVVRKEAENCDCLQGFQVCHSLGGGTGSGMGTLLISKIREEYPDRMMLTFSVFPSPKVSDTVVEPYNATLSVHQLVENADECMVLDNEALYDICFRTLKLTTPSFGDLNHLISATMSGVTCCLRFPGQLNSDLRKLAVNLIPFPRLHFFMVGFAPLTSRGSQQYRALTVPELTQQMWDAKNMMCAADPRHGRYLTASAMFRGKMSTKEVDEQMINVQNKNSSYFVEWIPNNVKSTVCDIPPTGLKMASTFIGNSTSIQEMFRRVSEQFTAMFRRKAFLHWYTGEGMDEMEFTEAESNMNDLVSEYQQYQDATADEEDYYEDEEEEEVHDM